The Daucus carota subsp. sativus chromosome 2, DH1 v3.0, whole genome shotgun sequence genome includes a window with the following:
- the LOC108209475 gene encoding cyclin-dependent kinase F-4 isoform X1: MERYNIIKEVGNGTFGSVWQATNKQTGEIVAIKKMKRKYYSWEECINLREVKSLRKMSHSNIVKLKEVIRENDILYFVFEYMECNLYQLMKDRQKLFSETEVRNWCFQVFQGLAYMQQRGYFHRDLKPENLLVSKDLIKIADFGLAREIDSLPPYTEYVSTRWYRAPEVLLSSPAYGSAVDMWAMGAIIAELLTLRPLFPGSSEADEIHKICSVIGTPTEIEWAEGLQLASAVNYQFPKLAGVPLSILVPSASKNAISLIASLCSWDPSKRPTAMEALQHPFFQSCYYVPPSLRCKPTVARTPPSGLSPHFTLQKKNLQVPDVFGVATGTKGYMQQKHARSYNGNLSYYKPPAVQRKLEMDYQEANKYHKTLKHSDAKQPPKYQPPIRNNATTVHPWKAGEVIETAQKLSNMTIGNNKQSLGQLLPPPMKAGGWEPQSDPFLGRSQDFNHGQAYSRRVAG; this comes from the exons ATGGAAAG GTATAATATAATTAAGGAGGTTGGCAATGGAACATTTGGAAGTGTTTGGCAAGCTACGAATAAACAGACTGGTGAAATT GTTGCGATTAAAAAAATGAAGCGAAAATACTATTCATGGGAAGAATGCATTAATCTGAGAGAAGTGAAG TCCCTTCGGAAAATGAGCCATTCTAATATTGTTAAGCTCAAGGAAGTAATTAGAGAAAATGACATCCTTTACTTTGTGTTTGAATACATG GAGTGCAATCTCTACCAACTTATGAAGGACAGGCAAAAACTTTTTTCAGAGACTGAAGTTAGAAATTGGTGCTTCCAAGTATTTCAGGGTCTTGCTTACATGCAACAGCGTGGATATTTTCATCGGGACCTCAAGCCAG AAAACTTGCTAGTTTCAAAAGACTTGATAAAAATTGCTGATTTTGGTCTAGCTCGTGAGATCGATTCTTTACCACCATATACAGAGTATGTCTCAACACGCTG GTATCGGGCGCCTGAAGTTCTGCTTAGTTCTCCAGCATATGGTTCTGCAGTTG ATATGTGGGCTATGGGTGCAATTATAGCTGAGTTGTTAACTCTGCGCCCTCTTTTTCCAGGTTCAAG TGAAGCAGATGAAATTCACAAAATATGCAGTGTAATTGGCACCCCAACCGAAATTGAGTGGGCTGAAGGGCTTCAGCTAGCAAGTGCAGTCAACTATCAGTTTCCTAAG CTTGCTGGTGTTCCTCTTTCTATACTTGTACCATCTGCAAGCAAGAATGCAATCAGCCTTATTGCA TCACTCTGTTCCTGGGATCCTTCCAAGAGGCCAACAGCGATGGAGGCTCTTCAGCATCCTTTCTTCCAG AGTTGCTATTATGTTCCTCCATCGCTTCGCTGCAAGCCAACTGTCGCAAGGACTCCTCCATCGGGATTGTCTCCTCATTTCactttacaaaagaaaaacctGCAGGTCCCTGATGTATTTGGAGTTGCAACTGGAACTAAAGGTTATATGCAACAGAAACACGCGAGGAGTTACAATGGAAATTTGTCATATTATAAGCCACCAG CTGTGCAACGGAAGTTGGAGATGGATTATCAG GAAGCAAACAAGTATCATAAAACCCTTAAGCACAGTGATGCGAAACAACCGCCAAAATATCAACCACCTATAAGGAATAATGCAA CAACAGTTCATCCTTGGAAAGCCGGTGAAGTTATTGAGACAGCTCAGAAGCTGTCAAACATGACAATTGGTAATAACAAGCAGTCTCTTGGGCAACTGCTGCCACCACCTATGAAGGCTGGGGGATGGGAACCCCAGTCGGATCCGTTTCTTGGGCGATCTCAGGACTTTAATCACGGACAAGCCTACAGCAGGAGAGTGGCTGGTTGA
- the LOC108209475 gene encoding cyclin-dependent kinase F-4 isoform X2 — protein sequence MERYNIIKEVGNGTFGSVWQATNKQTGEIVAIKKMKRKYYSWEECINLREVKSLRKMSHSNIVKLKEVIRENDILYFVFEYMECNLYQLMKDRQKLFSETEVRNWCFQVFQGLAYMQQRGYFHRDLKPENLLVSKDLIKIADFGLAREIDSLPPYTEYVSTRWYRAPEVLLSSPAYGSAVDMWAMGAIIAELLTLRPLFPGSSEADEIHKICSVIGTPTEIEWAEGLQLASAVNYQFPKLAGVPLSILVPSASKNAISLIASLCSWDPSKRPTAMEALQHPFFQSCYYVPPSLRCKPTVARTPPSGLSPHFTLQKKNLQVPDVFGVATGTKGYMQQKHARSYNGNLSYYKPPAVQRKLEMDYQEANKYHKTLKHSDAKQPPKYQPPIRNNAIHPWKAGEVIETAQKLSNMTIGNNKQSLGQLLPPPMKAGGWEPQSDPFLGRSQDFNHGQAYSRRVAG from the exons ATGGAAAG GTATAATATAATTAAGGAGGTTGGCAATGGAACATTTGGAAGTGTTTGGCAAGCTACGAATAAACAGACTGGTGAAATT GTTGCGATTAAAAAAATGAAGCGAAAATACTATTCATGGGAAGAATGCATTAATCTGAGAGAAGTGAAG TCCCTTCGGAAAATGAGCCATTCTAATATTGTTAAGCTCAAGGAAGTAATTAGAGAAAATGACATCCTTTACTTTGTGTTTGAATACATG GAGTGCAATCTCTACCAACTTATGAAGGACAGGCAAAAACTTTTTTCAGAGACTGAAGTTAGAAATTGGTGCTTCCAAGTATTTCAGGGTCTTGCTTACATGCAACAGCGTGGATATTTTCATCGGGACCTCAAGCCAG AAAACTTGCTAGTTTCAAAAGACTTGATAAAAATTGCTGATTTTGGTCTAGCTCGTGAGATCGATTCTTTACCACCATATACAGAGTATGTCTCAACACGCTG GTATCGGGCGCCTGAAGTTCTGCTTAGTTCTCCAGCATATGGTTCTGCAGTTG ATATGTGGGCTATGGGTGCAATTATAGCTGAGTTGTTAACTCTGCGCCCTCTTTTTCCAGGTTCAAG TGAAGCAGATGAAATTCACAAAATATGCAGTGTAATTGGCACCCCAACCGAAATTGAGTGGGCTGAAGGGCTTCAGCTAGCAAGTGCAGTCAACTATCAGTTTCCTAAG CTTGCTGGTGTTCCTCTTTCTATACTTGTACCATCTGCAAGCAAGAATGCAATCAGCCTTATTGCA TCACTCTGTTCCTGGGATCCTTCCAAGAGGCCAACAGCGATGGAGGCTCTTCAGCATCCTTTCTTCCAG AGTTGCTATTATGTTCCTCCATCGCTTCGCTGCAAGCCAACTGTCGCAAGGACTCCTCCATCGGGATTGTCTCCTCATTTCactttacaaaagaaaaacctGCAGGTCCCTGATGTATTTGGAGTTGCAACTGGAACTAAAGGTTATATGCAACAGAAACACGCGAGGAGTTACAATGGAAATTTGTCATATTATAAGCCACCAG CTGTGCAACGGAAGTTGGAGATGGATTATCAG GAAGCAAACAAGTATCATAAAACCCTTAAGCACAGTGATGCGAAACAACCGCCAAAATATCAACCACCTATAAGGAATAATGCAA TTCATCCTTGGAAAGCCGGTGAAGTTATTGAGACAGCTCAGAAGCTGTCAAACATGACAATTGGTAATAACAAGCAGTCTCTTGGGCAACTGCTGCCACCACCTATGAAGGCTGGGGGATGGGAACCCCAGTCGGATCCGTTTCTTGGGCGATCTCAGGACTTTAATCACGGACAAGCCTACAGCAGGAGAGTGGCTGGTTGA